The genomic window AAAAGTGGCTTTTCATGGTCATAGAATGCCTCACCTAGCTCAGGTTTACCTCGACGTCACCATTGGTCTCGCTGTCAGTTTCTCCTTCGCCCCCTTCGGTGCGGATCTGGCCGTTGACCTGACTGATCGTGCCGTTCTGGAAGTCGATGGTCTGGCCGCCGGCCGAAATGTCGGTCTGGTCCGTCGTCGGCCAGCCGTACGGCCCCTGCTCCCAGTCCTCCTCGCCCCAGGCGTCGAAGATGGCGCCGTAGTAGATCACGTGCGCGCCCGTCTGAGGCGACCAGTAGATGTTGCCGTTCTCGAACTCCTGGAACGCGCCACCACTGACGGCGATTTCCTCAGAGGTCGGGAAGCCCAGCGCAGAGTCCGCGGTGCCCGTCTCGCCGTACTTGTCGGCGATGGCGCCGTGGACGATGTGGTGGGTGTCGCCGTTCGGGTTACGCGTCAGGTAACCGCCCTGGAACTCCTGGACCAGGCCGTCGTTGATCGCGGTGGCCTCGCCGACCGGGTAGCCCAGGTCGCCAGTCTCCCAGCCGTTGGTTTCCCAGTGGTCGACCATGTCCTCCGGGATGGCGTGGGCGCCGGTGCCCGGGGTCCAGTAGATGGAGCCGTTTTCGAAGTGGACGTAACGGCCGACGCCGTCCGGGGTGGTTTGCTCACCGGTGGTCGGGAAGCCGAGCCAGCTGGCCGGGCCGCCCAGTTCGGCGTACTTCGCGTCGATCAGACCGAAGAGGGCGTGGGCGCCGGTGTCCTCCGAGAAGTACGCCGTGCCGGAGCGGAAGTCCTGGGCTTCACCGTCCGCCACCGGGTAAGCGTCGTTGACGCAGGATCCGATGTCGGTCTGTTGGGTGGCTTCGGCGATCGGGCCGACGACGTCGCAGTCCGCTCCCCGGTCCTCCTCCGGGATGGCCAGGGCATCGGCGATGTACGGCCACGCCTCATTCAGCTCGAACTGCCAGTAGTCCCACGAGTGGATACCGGAGGGACGGAACTTGGTGATGACCGGGACTCCGGCTTCCTGGGCGTAGTCGACGAAGGTCTGCGACGTCAGGCGCGAGAGCACCTCGAGGCCGATGCCGGCGGCGTTTGGGTTCGGGTTCGGGTCCTGGCCTGATCCGGAAGAGACGTACACGGTCTTGCCCTCGAGCGCCCCGACGCCCAGCTTCGGGTCGTTGTCGATCCACCGCTGCGAACCGAGCGGGCCCCACATCTTGGTGGCGTCGAAGCGTCCGGCGTCCATCTGCGCCGCCGCAATCGCCTGAGGCATGCCCACGGACGTGGTGTCCAGGTAGCCGGAGAAGGATCCGACGAAGTCGAAGAGCTGCGGGTTACGCTGCGCCAGGTTCATCGCGGCGGTGCCGCCCATGGACAGGCCCACCACGGCGCGGTTCTGGTTGGAGCGGAACTCGTTGTCCAGGATCGGGACGAGCTCGTCGCGCAGGAAGCTCTCCCACTTATAGTGCACGCCGTTGTCCGGCTCATTCCAGTCGGAGTAGAAGGAGGACTGGCCGCCGATCGGGAGGATGACGTTGACGTTCTTGTCGGCGTACTGCTGGATGATGTTGGTCTCGATGGTCCAGCCGCTCTCGTCCTCGCGCGCACGCAGGCCGTCCAGCGCCCACACTTCGGGGAAGGTGCGCTCCGGGTTGGCGTGCCAGTCGCGGGCCAGCAGCATCTCCACCTGCATCAGGCCATCGGAATCCGCGTGGGAACCTTCCGGCATGACGGCGGACTGGATCCACAGCTCGACGTGGCGGGGGCTCTTCCACACCACGCGGTCCACCTCGACGCCCGCCGGGAGGCCGTCGACCTCCGGGTACGTGGTGTCGATCTCAGAGCGCGCCGGGGGGTTGCCCGGGGCGATGCCATCGGTCAGGGAGCTTTGGGCGCCAGCGACGGGCAGGGCGCCAAAGCCGAGCACCAGGGCGGTCGGGGCGGCGACGGCCGCTAGGGTGCGGCGCTTGAGCCTGCCGAAGGGGGAAGAAGATGCGGTGTCGCGCATGTAAACAGTCCTCTTACGTTGTCAGGGAGTAGCACGGTGGACGGGCAGCCGAAATAAGCCCCGTGGGTCCTCGCGGCCTCCCCCGACCCCGAGAGTTCCCCTCTCCCGGGATGGCGGATGCGACGGCTCGCCACCGGATGAATTGTTATGCAGTTGGGGTGTCTGCCGCCAGGGACTGCGCCGTGCTCGGAGGTGTCGCCCCGAAGACGTGCCGTCCTGGCAGATCCACACCAAGTTTAAGTACAACTTGAGACTTTAGCTGGAGACACTCGGCGGGGCCAGAGAAAAAGTTGGGAAAACTGGGACTGCCCCCATCCGGGCCCATCCCGCGCGCCACAGACCGTACGCGCAGGGCTGTGCCCGCGGAAACGAGAAGGCGCCCGTTTCCTGATGAGGAAACGGGCGCCGAATCGGGGTGAGATCAGTTACCAGCGGTGAGCGTTCATGACGTCGAGGACCAGCGGCCTGGTCTTCTCCATCTGATGGCCGAACTGGTTCCAGTTGTGCATGCCCGTCGCCGGGTAATCTTCCCGGATGCCGATGCCGGTCGTATTCGCCTTGGCGGCCCAAATCTTGGTGCTCACATTCGCCAGGGACTCCAGCGCCGCGCCGGAGAGCTGGTGGTTCCACGCGATATTGGCGTCGGCCGGGGATGGGATACCCGAAGCCGCGGAGACGTAGACGTCGGAGCCACGCAGCCCGTCCATGTTCAGGAACGGGTCGTTCTCGAAACGGCGGGGGCTGACCAGGGAGCCGTACATGGCGTTGAGGTTGAAGCCGCCGGCGTCCAGCAATGCCACGCGCAGGGCCGTCTGGGCGCCCGGGAGCGTGGTGGTCGGGTACCCGGAGAACGACAGCACCTGACGGAACTGGTCCGGGTGCTTGGCGGCCAGATTCAGCGCGGCGGTGCCGCCCATCGACAGACCCGAGATGGCGTTGTTGTTGCGGGCCACGCCGAAGTGGCGCTCCAGGTAAGCGGGCAGTTCCTGGGTGAGGAAGGTCTCCCACTGGTAGTTGACCGGGTTCTCCAGGTCATAGGTGGCCGGGCCGTCCCAGTCCGCGTAGAAGGAGCCCTTGCCGCCGACCGGCATCACCAAGGTGATGTTGTCGCCCTGAAAGGTCTGGGCGGCGTTCGTGTCCACGAGCCAGGCGTTGGAGTGCTCTGTGGCGCGCAGGCCGTCGAGCATGTAGTACGCGGCGTTTCCGCCCTGGGTGGCGGCGACGATCTGCACCGGGATATCACGTCCGTTGGCTTCTGACCAGACGTTGCAACGCTGGACCCACCACCCATGAGCGTCCCATACACATCCCGCGCTCTCGCGCAGTACGCCACGGGATGCGTGCGCGGTGCCGGTTCCGGCGGCGACCAAAGACGTGCCGAGCAGCATGGCCACGACGAAGGCCAGGACCGCGCGGCGGATACGATGGAGTCCAGCGAGTGCGGACATGCTTTCTCCTCGTTGTGGGTTGTGAGGTCATCTACGGTTTTATCGTCGGCGCAAGCACCGGCGTTAACACGGGATGGTAAAAATCGTTACTTTACCGTGATCTGCTTTTGAAGCATAGACCACGAAGCTACTCCGTCTTAATTGTCGCGGGCCATGCGATCTCCACATCGGGGGGCTGGACTACCGCGTTCACGTCCGCCGCGGGGCGGCCGGCGTCTGTGTCCCGGACGTAATCCTCAATCGCAGTGACCGTGCTTTCCTCAAGGTGATCACGGGGATCCAAGGAGAATTCCAGGGTTCGCCCAGTGGTCAATGCGAAGCCGATGTTATCGAAGAAGCGCCCCGCCGTCAGGGGGGCCCGATAAGATTCAAAAAGCTCCACGAATTCAGGGGTATGGAGCGCAGCACGCGCCAACAACGCCTCTTCCCGGTCGTACCAGGCGGGCACCTCGTCCAGATCCGCGTCGGTGTCCGCGATCTGCCACTCATAGGGCAACCACTTGTCGTGGCCGACCCGCCCGTCCGGATCGCGGGGCTGGCGGGCTCCCACCGGGCTGGAGAGCCCCACGGTGTCCAGCACGCGCATGTCCAGCGGCGCATGCATCCCCGTCATCCCTAAGTTGATCAGATACATCGTCGGGGGCAGCGCGCGCAGGTTCGTGTCCTGCTCCTGACGTGGCTGCGTGAACCAGGAGTAGGTCTCCGGGTCGCTGCTCACGATGATCGGCACCATCATCGCGCCGTTGCGCGACATGATCTCGTCGACGGAGTCGTCGAAGTCGCCGAGGACCTTCGCCTGCAGGAAGTCGTCCGCCGTCCGCGGCGGATCGCCGGGCTCCCGGCGGGTGGCGTTCGTCCAAAACTCCCGCTCGTCGACGACGCCCAGCTCCCCTTCCTCATACTCCTGCCAATCCACCTCATGGCCGCGGTCGACGGTGGCCACGGTCCACCACAGCAGCACGAAGAAACCCAACCCCAGCGCCGCCACCGGCGCCCACCGGGCCAGACCGGAATCCCGGCGGGAAAGATCCACGACGGGCACCACCATGAGCGGCAGCAGCAGCGCGAACAACGGCAGCAGGAGCATGCGTCCGTGCATGAAGTCGCCGCCGACCCGGATCACGTACAAAATGTGCAGCCCGGCGGCCGCGAGAATGAGCGCGATGACGCCGGTCCGGGAACGCACGCGCATCCGACCGGCCCGCGCCTCCCCCGCGGAGGAGGTGACGGCAGAATCGGCGGGGCGGGCGGAGACCCGCCAGAGCAGCGCCGCCGCCATGCCCACCAGCACCGCCAGGGCCAAGAACAGCGTGTACGGGTCAGTGAGGTCCCGGACGTATCCCCAGCCTTCGCCCCACATGGAGTCGCTCGCCGATTTCGCCACGGCGGTGTGCGGGGTCAGCAGCCCGTAGTAGCCCATCCGGAAAATCTGGTACCCCAGCGGGACGGGCAGGGCGACGGCGAGAATCCCCGCCGCGGTCTTCCAGGAGCGGGCCGCGACCAGCAGCAGGATACCCACCAGTCCGCCGTACAGGGCCAATTCGGGACGCACGAGCCAGGACAGCCCGCACCAGAACGCGAGCAGGTACACCGCCCAATCCACCCCCGGGGCGCGGTGGCGACCCGCCGGCCGGGCGCCCTCGGCCCAGCGGACGAGCAGCGCCCACAGCACCGCCAGGTACAGCAGGGACAGGCCCCACTCCAGACCGGAGGTGGCGAAGTCGCGGGCCGGGGGCAGCGCCAGATACACCAGCCCGCCGGCGGGGACGAAGATCAGCAGACCGCCCCGCGCACCCCAGAGGCGGGCGGTGGCCAGCGCGGCGATGAGCAGAGCCGCCGTGGTGCAGAGCAGGGCCGCCCACATCGCGATGGTTTCCAGGCGGGCGTCCGTCAGCAGGCCGCCTAAGTAAATGACGTACTGCCAGAGCGTGGAGGTGTTGGTTTCGACGCGTTCACCGGCGTTGAACACCGGCCCGTTGCCGGCCAGCAGGTTCCGTACCGTACGCAGCACGATCAGTCCGTCGTCGCTGATCCACCGACGTTGCCAACCGCCGACGAAGGCGAAGACCGCCAGGACTGACGCGGAAAGGACCGCCGTCACCACGGTCAGCCGTGGGGCGGCGGTCCTGCGAGACGTGAGCGCAGTGGCCATGTGTTCCAGATTAGGTCGCCAGCGCCGGAACGACGTACACCGCCACCACGATGGTCAGCACCCAGACGACGGCCAGGATCTGCAGCACCCGGTCAGAGAGCGCGATCTCGTCGGGTGCGCCGCCGTCGCCGCGGTCGATGGTGGCGGCAAAGCGCAGGATCGCGATGATGAACGGCACCATGGAAATCTGGTACCAGATCGCGGCGGCGCCGCCGACGCTGTTGGACAGCTCAAACGCCCACAGGCAGTAGAAGATGACCACGCCGCCGCCGGCGATCGTCCAGACGAAACGCAGGTAGGTGTCGGTGTAGCCTTCGAGCGACTTACGGATGTTCGCGCCGGTGTTCTTGGCCAGCAGGTATTCCGCGTAGCGCTTTCCGGAGGCCATGAACAGCGAGCCGAAGGCCGCGACCAGCAGGAACCATTGCGACAACACGATGCCCGCGGCCACGCCGCCGGCCATGGCGCGCAGCATGAAGCCGGAGGAGACCAGGGCGATGTCGATCACCGGGATGTGCTTCCAGCCGAAGCAGTAGCCCAGCTGCAGTCCGATGTAGACCGCCACGACGATCGCCAGTCCGACGCCGGAGGAGGCCAGCAGCGACAGGCCGACGGCCAGGACGATCAGGGCCACCGACATGGCGTAGGCCAGGCCGATGGGCAGCATGCCGGAGGCGATCGGGCGGAAGCGCTTGGTCGGGTGCTCCCGGTCGGCGTCGACGTCGCGGGCGTCGTTGACCAGGTAGATCGACGAGGCCGCCAGGCAGAAGACGACGAAGGCGAGCAGGACGTCCAGGGCGGTGCGCGCCGTGAACGCCTCTGCGCCGGCGGCCAGGGGGGCCGCCACGACCAGGACGTTTTTGACCCATTGCTTCGGACGCAGGGACTTGACCATCGCGTCCGGCAGGTTCTTCGGGGGCTGTCGTTTGCGAGTGTTGTCGATGCCCTCGGTGTGCGGTTCCGAGTGCAGGATGCCCGGCGTGTGTTCGGACGGGTAGGGCTGCTGGCTCACCTGGTTCGCCTCTCAATCTCGTGGACTGCTCCCGCGGTGGCGGCGCCGATCGCCGCACCGACGATGGTGTCGGTCGGGTAGTGGACTCCAAGCACCGTGCGGGACACCATCATCACCGGGACGCCGACCAAGGGCCACGGGGACCCGGTCAGCCGCGCCAGCGACACCAGTGCGGCGGTGCTCGACGTCGAGTGCGAGGACGGGAACGACAGGGTCGACGGGGTGCCGACCCCGACCGTGATGCGCGGGTCCACCGGCCGACGGCGGCGGACGATGCGTTTGATCACGACGGAAGCCGCGTGGGAGGTGAAGGCGGAGACGCCCATCGCGACCCACTGGCGGCGACGACGCTTGTCGACGGCCGCGCCCGCCGCAGCCGTGCCCATCCAGCCGAGCGCGTGCTCGCCGAAGTACGACAGGCCGCGGGCGACCTGCTGCACCCGGGGGATCTCCAGGGCCACGCCCTGGATCCGGATCAAAGCGTCGACTTCGGCCTCGTTGAGCTTATGCAACGGGTCACTGGGCATCGAAGACCTTCTTCCACTCCTCCCGGCTGGTCAGCCGGTCCTGCGCGGCGCGGTAGGTGGCGCGTAGCTCGTCGAAGTCGCGCTCGATCTCCTTGTGCAGCGCGGTCGTCTCGTCCCACAGCCGCTTGGCCAGGTCGCGGTCGCGCTTGCGGAAGGTCACTCCTGTGCCGCCGGCGGTGGTCACCGTGGCGGAGTCGACGCGCGCCAGCGTGAACCAGCGGGCTTCGCCGGCGGTGAGGTTCAGCTGCGGGACCTCGTGGTGGCGCCCGTCTTCCTTGCTCAGCAGGTGCTTCGCGGATTTCAGCAGCCAGGGGATCTTCTTGATTTTGCCCAGGCGGCCGCCGATGTCCGCGGTGGGCACGCCCGGGGCGCCGGAGGCGGCGGGCAGCTCGGCCGCGGATTCGATGACGCGGGCGTCGGAGTACTGCTGGCGGATCTTCTGGATCCGGGGCAGGGAGGTCTCCAGCACGTCGAAGAGCTGCTCGGGACCGGCGAGGAAGTCGCGCATGGCCTCGAGCTGGATCGCCAGGGTCGAGTATTCCATGCACATGATGTGCTTGAGCGTCGTCTTGCGCAGTGAGGCGATGATGCCGTCGACGTCGCCGTCGTGGTTGAGGGCGGCGACGATCAGGCGGTTGCGCAGGTGGAAATAGGCCTGCCAGTCGATGGCGTCGTCCTTGTCGGCCCAGGCCATGTGCCAGATGGCGGCGCCCGGCCAGGTCACCGTGGGGAATCCGGCCTTGCCGGCGCGCAGCGAGTACTCGGTGTCGTCCCACTTGATGAACAGCGGCAGCGGCTGACCCATCTGTTCCGCGACGACGCGGGGGAACAGGCACATCCACCAGCCGTTGTAGTCCACGTCGATGCGGCGGTGCAGCGCGCGGGAGTCGTAGACGTCCGGGCGCTTCTCGTCCTCCGGGCGACGCTTGTGGCCGAGGGGGTACTTGGCGAAGTCGTGGTCGTAGACCGAGTGCGGGGCGGCGCCCCACATGAAGTCGTGGCCGTGGACCTGTTCGCCCATGGTGCGCAGCTGGGAGCGTTCCTGCAGGTTGAGCATTTGGCCGCCGACGATGATCGGACTCGCGGCGTAGCGGGCGGCCTGTACGGCGCGCAGGATCGAGTCCGGTTCGATGGCGATGTCGTCGTCCATGTACAGGATGTACGGGCTATTGGTCTCGGCGTCGGCGATGGCCTCGTACATGATGCGCGAGTAGCCGCCGGAGCCGCCGAGGTTGCCCTGGCGGAATTCCCGGAAGCGGTCGCCGAAGTGGGCGACGGCCTCGTCGTAGCCGGGGTGGTCGGCGGGGTGCTGGTTGCCTTGATCCGGCATGAGGACGGCGTCGATGAGTTCGTCGACGACCGGGTCGATCGCCAGTTCCGTGAGCGCGTTGACGGCGTCGGCCGGGCGGTTGAAGGTGGGGATGCCCACGGTCACCCGCTTGTCGAAGGGGCCGACCGTGGAGCCGTCGGGCATCGTCTGCGCCGCCGGGGCGTGCGGGGCGCACCAGGCGGCCTCCGAGATGGTGGTCTCGGTTTCACAGGTGACGTCGAACCACAGCCAGCCGCCGTCCTCGAAGTTCTTCAGCTCCAGTGCAAACGTCGCCGTCTCGTCGGTGATCAGGCGCGACTCGACGGCCACGCGGGTGCCGTCGGACTTGGAGCGGTACACGGAGACGTTGGCGCTGCCGGCGACCGTCAGGGTGAGCAGGACGGTGTCCAGCTGCGACCAGCGGCGCCAGTAGGAGGCGGGGAAAGCGTTGAAGTACGTCTGGAAGGACACCTCGGCGCCGGCGGGGACGGTGAGGGAGGAGCGGTCGCCCCAGTGGGCGCGGTCCTTGTTGTGGTCGGCCTCGATCAGATAGAGCATGCGCACGTCGTGCGGCTCACCGATGCGAGGAAGGAGAATGCGCGAAAGCACCTCGGGAGCGGTGGTGGTGTCGGTCACGGTGGGAGCTACTTCCTTTCGGCCCTGGTGGACACTTCTGTCGACCCAGCGTAATGGGTGGCGGCGACAATCGAGAGCCGTACACGCCTGCGGCGCGCGCAACCCGGGCGAGATTCACG from Corynebacterium maris DSM 45190 includes these protein-coding regions:
- a CDS encoding alpha/beta hydrolase-fold protein, with protein sequence MRDTASSSPFGRLKRRTLAAVAAPTALVLGFGALPVAGAQSSLTDGIAPGNPPARSEIDTTYPEVDGLPAGVEVDRVVWKSPRHVELWIQSAVMPEGSHADSDGLMQVEMLLARDWHANPERTFPEVWALDGLRAREDESGWTIETNIIQQYADKNVNVILPIGGQSSFYSDWNEPDNGVHYKWESFLRDELVPILDNEFRSNQNRAVVGLSMGGTAAMNLAQRNPQLFDFVGSFSGYLDTTSVGMPQAIAAAQMDAGRFDATKMWGPLGSQRWIDNDPKLGVGALEGKTVYVSSGSGQDPNPNPNAAGIGLEVLSRLTSQTFVDYAQEAGVPVITKFRPSGIHSWDYWQFELNEAWPYIADALAIPEEDRGADCDVVGPIAEATQQTDIGSCVNDAYPVADGEAQDFRSGTAYFSEDTGAHALFGLIDAKYAELGGPASWLGFPTTGEQTTPDGVGRYVHFENGSIYWTPGTGAHAIPEDMVDHWETNGWETGDLGYPVGEATAINDGLVQEFQGGYLTRNPNGDTHHIVHGAIADKYGETGTADSALGFPTSEEIAVSGGAFQEFENGNIYWSPQTGAHVIYYGAIFDAWGEEDWEQGPYGWPTTDQTDISAGGQTIDFQNGTISQVNGQIRTEGGEGETDSETNGDVEVNLS
- a CDS encoding phosphatase PAP2 family protein, which translates into the protein MPSDPLHKLNEAEVDALIRIQGVALEIPRVQQVARGLSYFGEHALGWMGTAAAGAAVDKRRRRQWVAMGVSAFTSHAASVVIKRIVRRRRPVDPRITVGVGTPSTLSFPSSHSTSSTAALVSLARLTGSPWPLVGVPVMMVSRTVLGVHYPTDTIVGAAIGAATAGAVHEIERRTR
- a CDS encoding glycosyltransferase, with amino-acid sequence MTDTTTAPEVLSRILLPRIGEPHDVRMLYLIEADHNKDRAHWGDRSSLTVPAGAEVSFQTYFNAFPASYWRRWSQLDTVLLTLTVAGSANVSVYRSKSDGTRVAVESRLITDETATFALELKNFEDGGWLWFDVTCETETTISEAAWCAPHAPAAQTMPDGSTVGPFDKRVTVGIPTFNRPADAVNALTELAIDPVVDELIDAVLMPDQGNQHPADHPGYDEAVAHFGDRFREFRQGNLGGSGGYSRIMYEAIADAETNSPYILYMDDDIAIEPDSILRAVQAARYAASPIIVGGQMLNLQERSQLRTMGEQVHGHDFMWGAAPHSVYDHDFAKYPLGHKRRPEDEKRPDVYDSRALHRRIDVDYNGWWMCLFPRVVAEQMGQPLPLFIKWDDTEYSLRAGKAGFPTVTWPGAAIWHMAWADKDDAIDWQAYFHLRNRLIVAALNHDGDVDGIIASLRKTTLKHIMCMEYSTLAIQLEAMRDFLAGPEQLFDVLETSLPRIQKIRQQYSDARVIESAAELPAASGAPGVPTADIGGRLGKIKKIPWLLKSAKHLLSKEDGRHHEVPQLNLTAGEARWFTLARVDSATVTTAGGTGVTFRKRDRDLAKRLWDETTALHKEIERDFDELRATYRAAQDRLTSREEWKKVFDAQ
- the zomB gene encoding flagellar motor control protein ZomB; translation: MATALTSRRTAAPRLTVVTAVLSASVLAVFAFVGGWQRRWISDDGLIVLRTVRNLLAGNGPVFNAGERVETNTSTLWQYVIYLGGLLTDARLETIAMWAALLCTTAALLIAALATARLWGARGGLLIFVPAGGLVYLALPPARDFATSGLEWGLSLLYLAVLWALLVRWAEGARPAGRHRAPGVDWAVYLLAFWCGLSWLVRPELALYGGLVGILLLVAARSWKTAAGILAVALPVPLGYQIFRMGYYGLLTPHTAVAKSASDSMWGEGWGYVRDLTDPYTLFLALAVLVGMAAALLWRVSARPADSAVTSSAGEARAGRMRVRSRTGVIALILAAAGLHILYVIRVGGDFMHGRMLLLPLFALLLPLMVVPVVDLSRRDSGLARWAPVAALGLGFFVLLWWTVATVDRGHEVDWQEYEEGELGVVDEREFWTNATRREPGDPPRTADDFLQAKVLGDFDDSVDEIMSRNGAMMVPIIVSSDPETYSWFTQPRQEQDTNLRALPPTMYLINLGMTGMHAPLDMRVLDTVGLSSPVGARQPRDPDGRVGHDKWLPYEWQIADTDADLDEVPAWYDREEALLARAALHTPEFVELFESYRAPLTAGRFFDNIGFALTTGRTLEFSLDPRDHLEESTVTAIEDYVRDTDAGRPAADVNAVVQPPDVEIAWPATIKTE
- a CDS encoding decaprenyl-phosphate phosphoribosyltransferase, producing the protein MSQQPYPSEHTPGILHSEPHTEGIDNTRKRQPPKNLPDAMVKSLRPKQWVKNVLVVAAPLAAGAEAFTARTALDVLLAFVVFCLAASSIYLVNDARDVDADREHPTKRFRPIASGMLPIGLAYAMSVALIVLAVGLSLLASSGVGLAIVVAVYIGLQLGYCFGWKHIPVIDIALVSSGFMLRAMAGGVAAGIVLSQWFLLVAAFGSLFMASGKRYAEYLLAKNTGANIRKSLEGYTDTYLRFVWTIAGGGVVIFYCLWAFELSNSVGGAAAIWYQISMVPFIIAILRFAATIDRGDGGAPDEIALSDRVLQILAVVWVLTIVVAVYVVPALAT
- a CDS encoding alpha/beta hydrolase; translation: MSALAGLHRIRRAVLAFVVAMLLGTSLVAAGTGTAHASRGVLRESAGCVWDAHGWWVQRCNVWSEANGRDIPVQIVAATQGGNAAYYMLDGLRATEHSNAWLVDTNAAQTFQGDNITLVMPVGGKGSFYADWDGPATYDLENPVNYQWETFLTQELPAYLERHFGVARNNNAISGLSMGGTAALNLAAKHPDQFRQVLSFSGYPTTTLPGAQTALRVALLDAGGFNLNAMYGSLVSPRRFENDPFLNMDGLRGSDVYVSAASGIPSPADANIAWNHQLSGAALESLANVSTKIWAAKANTTGIGIREDYPATGMHNWNQFGHQMEKTRPLVLDVMNAHRW